From Anopheles darlingi chromosome 2, idAnoDarlMG_H_01, whole genome shotgun sequence, the proteins below share one genomic window:
- the LOC125951490 gene encoding serine/threonine-protein kinase fray2-like, giving the protein MPRSYSRSPSRSRRSDRSSKNTKKRRSRSREYDKKYQHKDNDRRRRSDRSKSRSVASSSSYRHEKKSSYRGRSKERHYKTSSRRKSSSRDRYRRRKSRERDRYRRSSSSSRSDSSSSSSSSSSSSASGSSSRSSHQSRHSTKQTPSINRKTPPKEYVFKSLAETDTVAEALEKTTKLEQLDADEFVPQAFVSSRKPAVTPASSIVIDLASQIIKIPEAEKPVLEEDPLFHPMFFQGEDDERMARWVKKLHSLQQSLL; this is encoded by the coding sequence ATGCCCCGTTCATACTCGAGATCTCCGTCACGATCGCGCCGATCCGATCGCAGCAGTAAAAATACTAAGAAACGGCGTTCGCGGTCTCGAGAGTATGATAAAAAGTACCAGCACAAAGATAACGACCGAAGACGGCGGTCGGATCGTTCAAAGTCGCGCTCGGTagcatcttcctcctcgtaCCGGCATGAGAAGAAATCGTCGTATCGCGGCAGATCCAAGGAGCGGCACTACAAGACCTCTAGCAGAAGGAAATCTTCCTCCCGCGACCGCTATCGGAGACGCAAGTCTCGTGAAAGAGATCGCTACCGTCGATCGTCCAGCAGCTCTCGTTCGGATTCATCCAGCAGCTCAAGCAGCAGTTCTTCCAGTAGCGCCAGCGGTTCGAGCTCCCGATCGTCTCATCAGTCGAGACATTCAACGAAACAGACTCCCTCGATCAACCGAAAGACGCCGCCGAAGGAATACGTGTTTAAATCATTGGCGGAGACAGATACTGTTGCGGAGGCTTTAGAGAAAACCACGAAACTAGAACAACTTGATGCCGACGAGTTCGTTCCTCAAGCGTTCGTCTCTAGCCGCAAGCCGGCAGTCACCCCGGCCAGCAGCATAGTCATTGATCTAGCTTCTCAGATTATCAAAATACCGGAGGCAGAGAAACCGGTGCTAGAGGAAGATCCACTCTTTCATCCGATG